The Hemicordylus capensis ecotype Gifberg chromosome 6, rHemCap1.1.pri, whole genome shotgun sequence genome window below encodes:
- the LOC128331140 gene encoding olfactory receptor 14C36-like produces the protein MAYDRYVAICHPLHYASVMNWGTCMHLACGAWMVALLNAALHTGTIFSMPFCANIINQFFCEVPQLVKLSCSDSYLSEFWALLFSVSLGLGCFVCIVMSYVQIFTAVLNMPSMEKRQTVFSTCIPHLMVVSLLFSTAAFTYLMPTSSSSYNLDEVLAVLYSVMPPMMNPIIYSMRNKHVKTALWKMFYWRLLTKNIHIQL, from the coding sequence ATGGCCTATGACCGATATGTTGCCATCTGCCACCCACTACACTATGCATCTGTGATGAATTGGGGAACCTGTATGCACCTGGCATGTGGTGCGTGGATGGTAGCTTTGCTTAATGCTGCTCTACACACAGGTACCATTTTTTCAATGCCCTTCTGTGCCAACATCATCAACCAGTTCTTCTGTGAAGTCCCACAACTTGTCAAGCTGTCATGCTCTGATTCATACCTCAGTGAATTTTGGGCCCTTCTCTTCAGTGTATCTTTAGGTCTTGGCTGCTTTGTGTGCATTGTGATGTCCTATGTGCAGATCTTCACTGCAGTGTTGAACATGCCCTCCATGGAGAAGAGACAAACGGTCTTCTCCACTTGCATCCCCCACCTCATGGTTGTCTCCCTCTTATTTAGTACTGCTGCCTTTACTTACTTAATGCCTACTTCCAGTTCCTCATATAACTTGGACGAGGTGCTTGCTGTGCTGTATTCTGTGATGCCTCCAATGATGAACCCAATCATCTACAGCATGAGAAATAAGCATGTCAAAACTGCTTTGTGGAAGATGTTTTACTGGAGGCTTCTAACCAAGAATATTCATATTCAGCTATAA
- the LOC128331141 gene encoding olfactory receptor 8S1-like: MENQTVIKEFILLGLSSDPHLQVVLFLIFLIIYAVTLLGNSAIMLVIRTEVSLHTPMFFFLSHLAFVDICYSTVTVPKMLENTIAMSKTISREACTAQIFFFFQAACAEVFILSAMAYDRYVAICKPLHYMTIMKKAICKQLVGGAWAMGLLYAVVNTFPLETLHFCRNNTISHYSCELPSVLSLSCTPTLTNYIVLLISVLFFGAGSFCLTLISYIYIISTILKISSAEGRSKAFSTCRSHLIVVGLFYVTAFFRYLKPNSDLLVDLDKVISIQYSILTPMLNPIIYSLRNKEIKVALGKMFGKRIFLQ, encoded by the coding sequence ATGGAAAATCAAACGGTGATAAAAGAGTTTATCCTCTTGGGACTCTCCAGTGATCCACATCTTCAAGTTGTTCTCTTCCTGATCTTTCTCATAATTTATGCTGTGACATTGTTAGGAAACTCTGCAATCATGCTGGTGATCAGGACTGAGGTGAGCCTTCACACACCCATGTTCTTCTTTCTGAGTCATTTGGCCTTTGTCGACATCTGCTATTCAACTGTCACAGTCCCCAAGATGCTGGAAAACACTATAGCAATGAGTAAAACGATTTCCCGGGAAGCATGCACTGCACagatcttcttctttttccaggCTGCTTGCGCTGAAGTCTTCATCCTGTCAGCTATGGCATATGATCGCTATGTTGCGATATGTAAACCTCTGCATTATATGACAATCATGAAAAAAGCAATCTGCAAGCAACTTGTGGGGGGAGCCTGGGCAATGGGTTTGTTGTATGCTGTGGTGAATACATTTCCATTGGAAACTCTTCATTTTTGTAGGAACAACACAATCAGCCACTATAGCTGTGAACTTCCTTCAGTCTTGTCTTTGTCTTGCACGCCAACCCTCACCAATTACATTGTTCTCCTCATCTCTGTGTTGTTCTTTGGTGCAGGCTCTTTCTGCCTCACCCTCATCTCTTACATTTACATCATTTCCACCATCCTGAAGATTTCTTCAGCAGAAGGCAGGAGCAAAGCCTTCTCCACCTGCAGATCCCACCTCATCGTAGTTGGCTTATTTTATGTTACAGCATTTTTCCGGTACCTGAAACCAAATTCAGATTTGCTCGTGGATCTGGACAAAGTGATTTCTATTCAGTATAGCATCTTAACACCCATGTTAAATCCCATTATATACAGTCTGAGAAACAAAGAAATCAAAGTTGCTCTGGGAAAAATGTTTGGAAAGCGAATATTTCTTCAGTAA
- the LOC128331142 gene encoding olfactory receptor 8S1-like: MENQTMTTEFNLLGLSSDPHLQVVLFLIFLTIYAVTLLGNSAIMLVIRSEVSLHTPMFFFLNHLAFVDICYSSVIVPKMLENTIATSKTISREGCIVQISFFFEASCSEVFILSAMAYDRYVAICDPLHYRTTMKKAICKRLVGGSRAMGSLIAVVNTLPLANLDFCRNKTIHHYSCELPTVLALSCTPALTNYVILLISVLLFGFSNFCLTLISYVYIISTILKISSVEGRSKAFSTCTSHLIVVGLFYIAAFFRYMKPNSELLIDLDKVVSIQYSILTPMLNPIIYSLRNKDIRTALGKIFGKRMFLQ, from the coding sequence ATGGAAAATCAAACTATGACAACAGAGTTTAACCTCTTGGGACTCTCCAGTGATCCACATCTACAGGTTGTTCTCTTCCTGATCTTTCTCACAATTTATGCTGTGACATTATTAGGAAACTCTGCAATCATGTTGGTGATCAGGTCCGAGGTGAGCCTTCACACACCCATGTTCTTCTTTCTGAATCATTTGGCCTTTGTCGACATCTGCTATTCATCAGTCATTGTCCCCAAGATGTTGGAAAACACCATAGCAACAAGCAAAACCATTTCCCGGGAAGGATGCATTGTACAGATATCCTTCTTTTTTGAGGCATCCTGTTCTGAGGTTTTCATTCTGTCAGCGATGGCTTATGACCGATACGTTGCTATATGTGACCCTTTGCATTATCGGACAACCATGAAAAAAGCAATCTGCAAGCGACTAGTGGGTGGATCCAGGGCAATGGGGTCCTTGATTGCTGTGGTGAACACACTGCCATTGGCAAATCTTGATTTTTGTAGGAACAAGACCATTCACCACTACAGTTGTGAGCTTCCTACAGTCTTAGCCTTATCTTGCACTCCAGCTCTCACCAATTACGTTATTCTCCTTATATCTGTGCTCCTTTTTGGTTTCAGCAACTTCTGCCTCACCCTCATCTCTTACGTTTACATCATTTCCACCATCCTGAAAATTTCCTCAGTGGAAGGCAGGAGCAAAGCTTTCTCCACCTGCACCTCCCACCTCATTGTGGTTGGCTTATTTTACATTGCCGCCTTTTTCCGGTATATGAAACCAAATTCAGAGTTGCTCATAGATCTGGACAAAGTGGTTTCTATCCAGTATAGCATCTTAACACCCATGTTAAATCCGATTATATACAGTCTGAGAAACAAAGATATCAGAACTGCCCTGGGGAAGATCTTTGGAAAGAGAATGTTTCTTCAGTAA